Part of the Mauremys mutica isolate MM-2020 ecotype Southern chromosome 1, ASM2049712v1, whole genome shotgun sequence genome is shown below.
CGCTCGGCATAATTACCTTTTCGGAGAAGCCGATGAACACGGCCCACCGGGAACTGCAAGCCAGCCCGAGATGACCGGGACTTTGCCTTAGCCCTCACTTTACCGCCTTGTTTCCCTCGGCCAGACATTGTAGCTCTTCACCACAGACACCACCGTTCACAAAAACACAGATGAGAAAAACATAATGACGCAACGCTTCTTGGCCTTTTATCCCCTCTCCTGGACGGCTTCGTGAATCATGATTGGTGGAAAAATGTCACTGTTTGAGCAACCAATGAAGACGAGGATCTCACATTGACCAATTGCAGGAAAAAACGCGTTGCTCTATGTTTACTCTAACTGCCAATAGAAAACTAGAAAACATAGGCTGGTCATTTGCATAGCAAACCTATAAATACAGGGAGGAAAACCTTTCTTTGACTTTGCTGTAGTCATTGTTGTGTTGGAGGGTATACTTAGCTGTTAAAATGCCTGAGCCGGCGAAATCTGCTCCTGCTCCTAAGAAGGGGTCTAAGAAGGCAGTGACCAAGACCCAGAAGAAGGGAGATAAAAAACGTAGAAAAACTAGGAAGGAAAGTTATTCAATTTACGTGTACAAAGTATTGAAGCAAGTTCATCCGGATACCGGCATTTCTTCTAAGGCCATGGGGATCATGAACTCTTTTGTAAATGACATTTTCGAACGTATTGCTGGGGAAGCGTCTCGTCTGGCGCATTACAACAAGCGTTCGACCATCACTTCCCGGGAGATCCAGACCGCTGTGCGCCTGCTTCTGCCAGGGGAGTTGGCCAAACACGCTGTGTCTGAGGGCACCAAGGCCGTCACCAAGTACACCAGCTCTAAGTAAAGATCAATGGAAAGAATGCTAACATCTGTAACCCAAAGGCTCTTTTCAGAGCCGCCCACTTTTTCTGTAAAAGAGCTTTAGCACTAAACCATGCATGGTGTCCTTTTAACACAGTACTCTATTCTGCATTGTTAGTATCGGTGTTTATTATTGATGCTGAAAATAAATTGTGCAATAACTccagtttaaaaatgtatttgcctTATGGAGGAACCAAAACCCACATGAATACAAGAAATAAAATTGAAATTTACTGTATACGAATACTCAAatgatgaaagtaaaaaaatatatCATTTGTTATTGCTTTCTCTTATCCTCCAGTTGAGGGTGTGCATTCAGTATCCATATAAATGCTCCTTACTATTTTTCTGTCGGTTTTGCGTTGATTAACACAAAGTTTGCCTGACAAGACTGTCCGTAGATGAAAGTTAACTCAAAACTTTTGTTGAACTGTGGCACTTGAAATACCTTTTTTAACTAACAAGGTTTGCATCAGTAACAAAGAAATTCTTTAATCCAATACAGTAAACCTAAGAAACGTCTTGGTTCTAGGATGCATTTGTGTTGTGAACTAAGAAAAATACGAGGAAACAATTTATGGAAGTATTATAAATTAATCCAGGTACATTCTTCATTTGTTCTTAATCTACACGTTAAATGTAAAAAGAAGAATTGGTGGGTTCTGGATTAGATACCCAATCAATTTCAGGGGAAAGGAGTTTTTAGCTCACCCTCACCTTTAAATCATCTCGAATTAATACAAGAACGGAAatatgaaaacattaaaaaaaaacccacgcaTCCACTCACACTCTGGTCTATCTCCATGCCTGTTCTCTGGGACTAGTGTTCAGGAGTCATAAATAGGTCAGTCTGAAAATGAAACAGTGAgacaagtacaatatttatataccTGGtgataaatacacacacacacacacacacacacacacgaagagaaaaatatatttaaggaATGGGCAATAACTATGTAGTTGGGCTGGGAAATGCAGTCTCGTAGCcgtgtctgtcccaggatattagcgacaaggtgggtgagatatctTATGTTGTACCAAGTTctactggtgagagagacaagcttaaaGATATCTCACTCACCTTATCTCTAATAGTTGGGGGGAAGTATTTGAAAGATGGGTGCTttagggggatggggctggaaaTAGGAAAATCAGGATCCTTCAGGGAGTGAGCAATTGGTGACGACAGTTTTTGGGATCAATCAAATCAGAGAAGGGGAAGGGCGCGCTACTCAGAGCGCGCGGGGTTTTCAAAAATTTGGAAGTGTCCAATAAGATTTAGCCATATATGAACTATTAGCCAATCAGAGAGGAGCTAGCCAAACAGGACGGAGAAAGTTCCTACTTCTCGGTTTCTTATGTTGTCAGTATTGGTCGAAATGGCTAGAACGAAGCACTAGGCTAGAAATCTACTGGGAGCTAAGCACTCCGCCCCTAATCAGCTGATTCATAGGTACCCAGAACAGCGCCACCGTAACGGGGTTTTATCGATAGCTGCCAGGCGCTACAATCGTCTTCACTCTCTATAACATTTTTTTATAGAAAACTGCCCAGGATGCCATCTTAAGGGTACACCAGAAAGCGCGAGCATTTATTCCCCTTTGTAACACACTCACTGTACCCGACCTATGTAACAAACCGAATACTCAGTATACTCGAAAATTGCGTAGGTGGTTTGAAAGTGAGTACAGCGATTTTGCTCTTTTTCTGAAACTGGGGGTGGCTCTTAAAAGAGCCGTTGGGTCAGAAATTTCCTTTTCAAATTTACACTTTACTTTTTGGGCGCTGCCTTCTTCGCCTTCGCGGTTTTGGCCTTTGTTGGCTTGGGCTTGGCAGCTTTTGGTTTCACCGCTTTAGCCGGGCTCTTAGCTGCCTTCTTGGGCTTGGCGGCTTTCACTTTTTTCGGGCTCTTGGCCGCTTTCTTGACTGCGGAAGCCGCTGGCTTCTTGACTTTTTTCGGGCTCTTTTTCACGGCCGCAGCCTTTTTGGGTTTCTTGGCGGCGCTGGAGGGCTTCTTGGCAGCTGGTTTCTTAGGCTTTGCCGCTGGCTTCTTCTTGGGAGCCTTTTCCTTGATCTCACCAGGCTTCTTGTTGAGTTTGAAAGAACCAGAAGCGCCGGTACCTTTGGTCTGTACCAAAATGCCTTTGCTCACCAGGCTCTTTAATCCTACCTTGATGCGGCTGTTGTTCTTCTCCACATCGTACCCTCCGGCGGCCAAAACCTTCTTAAGAGCGGCTAAGGAGAGCCCTTTGCGCTCCTTGGAAGCGGACACCGCCTTGGTGATCAGCTCGGTCACGCTGGGACCTGGAGGCTTGCGGGCTTTAGAACTAGCTGCTGCCTTCTTCGGTTTTTTTGTTGAGGTTTTTGCCCCGGGAGCGGAGACAGCAGGAGCTGCAACAGGCGCAGTTTCCGACATGCT
Proteins encoded:
- the LOC123345503 gene encoding histone H2B 8 produces the protein MPEPAKSAPAPKKGSKKAVTKTQKKGDKKRRKTRKESYSIYVYKVLKQVHPDTGISSKAMGIMNSFVNDIFERIAGEASRLAHYNKRSTITSREIQTAVRLLLPGELAKHAVSEGTKAVTKYTSSK
- the LOC123345459 gene encoding histone H1-like codes for the protein MSETAPVAAPAVSAPGAKTSTKKPKKAAASSKARKPPGPSVTELITKAVSASKERKGLSLAALKKVLAAGGYDVEKNNSRIKVGLKSLVSKGILVQTKGTGASGSFKLNKKPGEIKEKAPKKKPAAKPKKPAAKKPSSAAKKPKKAAAVKKSPKKVKKPAASAVKKAAKSPKKVKAAKPKKAAKSPAKAVKPKAAKPKPTKAKTAKAKKAAPKK